From a single Candidatus Tanganyikabacteria bacterium genomic region:
- the htpG gene encoding molecular chaperone HtpG yields the protein MTTSAAERETGKLAIHAENVLPIIKKWLYSDKEIFLRELLSNSVDAITKLKHVALTEGVTAAAPAIDIRIDRDRGTLTVSDTGIGMSADEIKRFIAQVAFSGAEEFLSRYKPGQEGDFIIGHFGLGFYSAFMVADKVEVVSKSYRADDPAASWVSEGGLEFSLGPALRAETGTDVILHVAEADREFLDPARVEHVVKKYCNFLPVPIRLDGKELNDQKPLWTKMPSSLKDEEYLAFFHKAYPYEDDPLFWIHLNADYPFRLQGILYFPRFRHEFEVAKGEVQLYCNQVFVAENTQDLIPRFLTVLKGMIDCPDIPLNVSRSALQNDPYMRKISAHIVKKVADKLNDLFRAQRETFEKHWEHVHPFVKFGMMEDDKFYQACRPIVLYESTNGSLATIDEYLARNREKHPQHVYYASAADQQATYLQLFKTEGMEALLLPSVLDTHFIHVMEGKEDIRWSRVDSSVSEHLVEKSDASRVVDAHGKTLDDRVKERFEQALAATGLEIKVARLKSPDVPAIVVESEYERRFKELSASVGRDLGNVGKRTLVVNSANPLVERALQAVTTDRADDLCRHVLDLARLAHEGLQGEALAEFVARSQRLVLS from the coding sequence AAGCTCAAGCACGTGGCGCTCACCGAGGGCGTCACCGCCGCCGCGCCGGCGATCGACATCCGCATCGACCGCGACCGGGGCACGCTGACGGTCTCGGACACGGGCATCGGCATGAGCGCCGACGAGATCAAGCGCTTCATCGCGCAGGTGGCCTTCTCGGGCGCCGAGGAGTTCCTCTCCCGCTACAAGCCGGGCCAGGAGGGCGATTTCATCATCGGCCACTTCGGTCTCGGCTTCTACTCGGCCTTCATGGTGGCCGACAAGGTCGAGGTCGTCTCCAAGAGCTACCGCGCCGACGATCCCGCGGCGTCCTGGGTCTCCGAGGGCGGCCTCGAGTTCTCGCTGGGGCCGGCCTTGCGCGCCGAGACGGGCACCGACGTCATCCTCCACGTCGCCGAGGCCGATCGCGAGTTCCTCGATCCGGCCCGCGTCGAGCATGTCGTCAAGAAGTACTGCAACTTCCTGCCGGTGCCCATCCGCCTGGACGGCAAGGAACTCAACGACCAGAAGCCGCTGTGGACGAAGATGCCGTCGTCGCTAAAGGACGAGGAATATCTGGCCTTCTTCCACAAAGCCTATCCCTACGAAGACGATCCGCTGTTCTGGATCCACCTCAACGCCGACTACCCGTTCCGGCTCCAGGGCATACTCTACTTCCCGCGGTTCCGCCACGAGTTCGAGGTGGCCAAGGGCGAGGTGCAACTGTACTGCAACCAGGTCTTCGTGGCCGAGAACACGCAGGACCTCATCCCGCGCTTCCTCACGGTCCTCAAGGGCATGATCGACTGCCCGGACATCCCGCTCAACGTCTCGCGCAGCGCGCTGCAAAACGATCCGTACATGCGCAAGATCTCGGCCCACATCGTCAAGAAGGTGGCCGACAAGCTGAACGACCTGTTCAGGGCCCAGCGCGAGACCTTCGAGAAGCACTGGGAGCATGTCCACCCGTTCGTGAAGTTCGGGATGATGGAGGATGACAAGTTCTACCAGGCCTGCCGGCCGATCGTCCTGTATGAGTCCACCAACGGCAGCCTCGCGACGATCGACGAGTACCTGGCCCGCAACCGCGAGAAGCACCCGCAGCACGTCTATTATGCGTCGGCGGCCGATCAGCAGGCCACCTACCTGCAGTTGTTCAAGACCGAAGGCATGGAGGCCTTGCTGCTCCCGTCGGTCCTCGACACGCACTTCATCCACGTCATGGAGGGCAAGGAGGACATCCGCTGGAGCCGCGTGGATTCGAGCGTCAGCGAGCACCTGGTCGAGAAGTCCGACGCCAGCCGCGTCGTGGATGCCCATGGGAAGACCCTCGACGATCGCGTGAAGGAGCGCTTCGAGCAGGCCCTGGCCGCCACTGGCCTAGAGATCAAGGTGGCACGGCTCAAGTCGCCGGACGTGCCGGCCATCGTCGTCGAGTCCGAGTACGAACGGCGCTTCAAGGAACTCTCGGCCTCGGTGGGCCGCGACCTGGGCAACGTGGGCAAGCGCACCCTGGTAGTCAACAGCGCCAATCCGCTCGTGGAGCGGGCTCTGCAGGCCGTCACCACCGACCGCGCCGACGACCTGTGCCGGCACGTCCTCGACCTGGCGCGTCTGGCCCACGAGGGCTTGCAGGGCGAGGCCCTGGCCGAGTTCGTGGCCCGCTCCCAGCGCCTGGTGCTGAGTTAG